A section of the Telopea speciosissima isolate NSW1024214 ecotype Mountain lineage chromosome 3, Tspe_v1, whole genome shotgun sequence genome encodes:
- the LOC122653673 gene encoding uncharacterized protein LOC122653673 — MMHAKSDSDVTSLAPSSPSRPVYYVQSPSRDSHDGDKSSSMQATPVYNSPMESPSHPSYGRHSRASSASRFSGTFRSSSGRKANRKRNDKGWPECNVIQEEGSYDDLYGGYSRRCQALIALLGFVMLFTVFSLIIWGASRPYRAEIVAKSLAVSNFYFGEGSDMTGVPTKMLTVNCSLKMSVYNPATFFGIHVSSSPVDLIYSEMTVATGQLKKYYQPRKSHRIVSVTLEGSKVPLYGAGASLAVSDSNGKVPLRLEFEIRSRGYVVGKLVKTKHRRHISCPVVIDSSKTKPIKFKQDSCTYD, encoded by the exons ATGATGCATGCCAAGTCTGATTCAGATGTTACAAGTTTAGCCCCTTCTTCGCCTTCAAGGCCAGTTTACTATGTACAGAGCCCTTCGCGGGATTCTCATGATGGGGACAAATCCTCGTCGATGCAGGCGACTCCCGTGTACAACAGTCCAATGGAGTCGCCCTCCCATCCATCTTATGGACGCCACTCTAGGGCTTCTTCTGCGAGTCGATTCTCTGGGACATTTAGGTCTTCTTCGGGACGGAAGGCTAACCGGAAAAGAAACGATAAGGGTTGGCCTGAGTGCAATGTGATCCAAGAAGAGGGGTCTTACGATGATCTATATGGAGGATACTCTCGGCGTTGCCAGGCATTGATTGCTCTCTTAGGCTTCGTTATGCTTTTTACAGTGTTTTCCCTAATCATCTGGGGTGCAAGCCGGCCTTACAGAGCAGAGATTGTCGCAAAG AGCCTAGCAGTAagtaatttctattttgggGAGGGATCAGACATGACTGGTGTCCCGACTAAGATGCTGACGGTGAATTGTTCCTTGAAGATGAGTGTATACAATCCTGCTACATTTTTTGGCATTCATGTTAGTTCTAGCCCTGTGGATCTCATCTATTCAGAGATGACAGTTGCAACTGGCCAG TTAAAGAAGTATTATCAACCTAGAAAGAGCCACCGCATAGTATCTGTGACATTGGAAGGAAGTAAGGTTCCTCTGTATGGAGCAGGGGCAAGCTTAGCAGTCTCCGACAGTAATGGTAAAGTTCCATTGAGGTTGGAGTTTGAAATCCGATCACGAGGGTATGTAGTAGGAAAGCTGGTGAAGACAAAGCACCGAAGGCACATCTCTTGCCCCGTCGTCATTGATTCGAGTAAGACCAAACCCATTAAGTTCAAACAGGATTCATGCACGTATGACTGA
- the LOC122656482 gene encoding protein CONTINUOUS VASCULAR RING 1-like, with the protein MVMGDDKSSTVMASRDRELLIPVADSADEDASSKPSSSSAASSHHSGREAFCKVVRSWASKKFMSGCVIIFPIAITFYITWWFVHFVDGFFSPIYAQLGINIFGLGFVTSITFIFLVGVFMSSWLGASVLSLGEWFIKRMPFVRHIYNASKQISAAISPDQNTQAFKEVAIIRHPRIGEYAFGFITSTLVLQNYSGEEELCCVYVPTNHLYLGDIFLVNSNDVIRPNLSVREGIEIVISGGMSMPQILSTVDPHIIQVDRSTSSRK; encoded by the exons ATGGTGATGGGAGATGACAAATCGTCGACTGTAATGGCGAGCAGAGATCGAGAGCTTCTCATACCTGTAGCTGACTCTGCCGACGAAGATGCTTCTTCTAAACCCTCTTCTTCATCTGCTGCTTCGTCTCATCACTCCGGTAGAGAG GCTTTCTGCAAAGTGGTTCGAAGCTGGGCTTCAAAAAAGTTTATGTCTGGGTG TGTCATCATATTCCCAATAGCGATCACATTCTACATTACATGGTGGTTTGTTCATTTTGTGGATGGGTTTTTCTCTCCAATCTATGCTCAACTTGGAATCAACATCTTTG GTCTTGGGTTTGTAACTTcaatcactttcatcttcttggtTGGGGTGTTCATGTCCTCTTGGCTGGGGGCATCTGTACTAAGCCTCGGGGAGTGGTTTATCAAACGGATGCCATTTGTCCGTCACATCTACAATGCATCTAAGCAAATTAGTGCTGCTATATCACCTG ATCAGAACACCCAAGCTTTTAAGGAAGTTGCCATCATAAGACATCCACGCATCGGAGAATATGCATTTGGGTTCATCACTTCAACTCTCGTCCTTCAG AATTATTCAGGAGAAGAGGAACTGTGCTGTGTGTACGTACCTACTAATCATCTTTACCTTGGTGATATATTCCTCGTCAACTCCAACGATGTCATCAGACCAAATCTGTCAGTTCGTGAAGGAATTG AGATTGTTATTTCTGGGGGCATGTCGATGCCCCAGATCCTGTCAACTGTGGATCCTCATATAATCCAGGTAGACAGAAGTACATCCAGTAGAAAATGA